In Parus major isolate Abel chromosome 3, Parus_major1.1, whole genome shotgun sequence, the following are encoded in one genomic region:
- the MAS1 gene encoding proto-oncogene Mas, with product MDESNLTFHPSEGTENISMHRNISTQERVWEILTPLWVIMIISFLGFCENGIVLWCLCFQIKRNPFTAYITHLSIADISLLLCTFILSIEYIAGFGFAYGFYYYVTTTLSIVFLLGYNTGLYLLTAISIERCLSIVYPIWYRCHRSQHQSAIVCAILWTLSFFMTVAEYLTCKDDSTKEQFDDGNHCQALLIFTWILTFMIFIPLMILSSLILVIRIHRNSLRPHSSKLYIIIVATVIVFLIFAMPMRLLYLLNYHHWSSLLSQQNHVTIVLSTVNSSINPLVYFFVGSSKNKRFKESLKVVLSRALTDGLRPRSQEVGMSLDIAETIF from the coding sequence ATGGATGAGTCAAACTTAACGTTTCATCCCAGCGAAGGCACAGAGAACATCTCAatgcacagaaacatttctacACAGGAAAGGGTCTGGGAGATATTGACCCCACTTTGGGTAATTATGATCATCTCCTTCCTGGGTTTTTGTGAAAATGGAATTGTCCTCTGGTGCCTCTGCTTCCAGATCAAAAGAAACCCATTCACTGCGTACATCACACACTTGTCCATTGCTGATATCTCCTTACTGCTTTGTACATTTATTCTGTCAATTGAGTACATTGCTGGTTTTGGATTCGCATATGGTTTTTACTATTATGTAACCACCACACTATCTATTGTCTTCCTTCTTGGCTATAATACTGGTCTCTATCTCCTGACAGCCATCAGTATTGAGAGGTGTCTGTCTATTGTTTACCCCATCTGGTACCGATGCCACCGGTCACAGCACCAATCGGCAATTGTGTGTGCAATTCTGTGGACTCTGTCTTTTTTCATGACAGTAGCCGAATATTTAACATGCAAAGATGATTCAACCAAGGAACAATTCGACGACGGCAACCATTGCCAAGCACTGCTCATCTTCACATGGATCCTGACTTTCATGATCTTCATTCCTCTAATGATTCTGTCCAGCCTGATCTTGGTTATCAGGATTCACCGTAACTCCCTGAGACCTCATTCGTCAAAGCTCTACATCATCATTGTGGCCACGGTCATTGTCTTCCTCATCTTTGCCATGCCTATGAGGCTGTTGTATCTTCTGAATTACCACCACTGGTCATCTTTGCTCAGCCAGCAGAACCACGTCACCATTGTTCTCTCCACCGTTAACAGTAGCATCAACCCCCTGGTTTACTTCTTTGTAGGAAGCAGCAAGAACAAGAGGTTCAAGGAGAGCCTCAAAGTGGTTCTTAGCAGAGCTCTCACTGATGGCTTGCGGCCAAGAAGCCAGGAAGTTGGCATGAGTTTGGATATAGCCGAAACAATTTTCTAA